In Betaproteobacteria bacterium, the genomic stretch AAACGGAAATAATCGTACGCTAGCGCGTTGTCATAGTGCTCAACGTATTTTTTCTCTACAGGTTGGTTGTTGAGTGTCGTGAGCTGATCGTTGAGCCAAGGCCAGCAGTCTTCTATCCAGCGGGTTTCCAGGCCGAGGCGATGATGCCCATACCCAACAGGGCAATTCCAGCACCCAGCCAGTCAAGTGAGGAAAGTTTGATGCCGTCAACCACCCGCAGCCAGAGCAGTGCTGTCGCCACATAGACGCCACCGTAAGCCGCATAGACCCGGCCGCTCGCCGCCGGATGCAAGGTCAGAAGCCAGACAAAGACTGCAAGACTGAGCGCAGCCGGCAGCAGCAGCCACGGGGAGCCCTCCTTGCGCAGCCACAGGTAAGGCAGGAAACAGCCGATGATTTCGGCCAGTGCTGTGGCAAAAAACAGCAAACCGGTCTTGATCATTGCCCGTCCTCAGTGTTTGTGCGCATGGTGAGCATCGGGAAAGTGCGAATGGGCATGCTCGATCGGCGCGTGCTGGTGACGATGGGTGTGGCGGGTTCCGG encodes the following:
- a CDS encoding YnfA family protein, with amino-acid sequence MIKTGLLFFATALAEIIGCFLPYLWLRKEGSPWLLLPAALSLAVFVWLLTLHPAASGRVYAAYGGVYVATALLWLRVVDGIKLSSLDWLGAGIALLGMGIIASAWKPAG